One region of Actinomycetes bacterium genomic DNA includes:
- a CDS encoding FHA domain-containing protein gives VLPGDSVVARRGGGLLWVDAPGSPALVAALHACLGVSGPGADRVLSAVASQVSSLAHGSASFALVLSDPTGGAGTGVALWSGKGQPAVDGVPVSGSSVEGCTLASGFTLGQTLYVGPGAAAPQMPPGVAYDLVEGTVPGSGAMLQLARAASSASSAVPAAPAGPSPFSASSDAGIGSGATRAPSSAVESGEQTAFWRPEQTAAPVLRFDDGMVVTVDEDLVLGRRPDNHELVASGSARPVPIADTQNVLSSAHAALQRSGREVSLVDLGSLNGTHVAGPEATEWTQLEPGVAHPLSDGDRLLLGWTVITFEQPQD, from the coding sequence AGTCCTCCCCGGAGACTCCGTCGTCGCTCGCCGCGGCGGCGGGCTGCTCTGGGTCGACGCACCCGGCTCGCCGGCCCTCGTCGCAGCCCTTCACGCCTGCCTGGGTGTGTCGGGTCCCGGTGCCGACCGTGTGCTGTCCGCCGTCGCCAGCCAGGTGAGCTCCCTCGCCCACGGGTCCGCCTCGTTCGCGCTCGTCCTGTCCGACCCGACAGGGGGCGCCGGCACGGGTGTCGCCCTGTGGTCGGGCAAGGGTCAGCCGGCCGTCGACGGCGTGCCGGTGTCCGGGTCGTCGGTGGAGGGCTGCACGCTCGCCTCCGGCTTCACCCTCGGCCAGACGCTGTACGTCGGGCCGGGTGCGGCGGCGCCGCAGATGCCGCCGGGGGTCGCCTACGACCTCGTCGAGGGCACGGTGCCCGGCTCGGGCGCCATGCTGCAGCTCGCCCGGGCCGCGTCGTCGGCGTCCTCCGCCGTCCCCGCCGCCCCCGCGGGCCCGTCGCCGTTCAGTGCGTCGTCGGACGCCGGCATCGGCTCGGGCGCGACCCGCGCGCCCAGCTCGGCGGTGGAGTCCGGTGAGCAGACCGCCTTCTGGCGCCCTGAGCAGACCGCGGCGCCGGTGCTCCGCTTCGACGACGGCATGGTCGTCACCGTCGACGAGGACCTCGTCCTCGGCCGTCGCCCCGACAACCACGAGCTCGTGGCCAGCGGCTCGGCCCGCCCCGTGCCGATCGCCGACACGCAGAACGTGCTCTCCTCGGCGCACGCCGCCCTGCAGCGCTCGGGTCGCGAGGTGTCCCTCGTCGACCTGGGGTCGCTCAACGGCACGCACGTCGCCGGACCCGAGGCCACCGAGTGGACTCAGCTCGAGCCGGGTGTCGCCCACCCGCTCTCCGACGGCGACCGCCTGCTCCTCGGCTGGACCGTCATCACCTTCGAGCAGCCGCAGGACTAG